The genomic DNA AGGCCATGCTGCTGCATGAGGCGCTGGGCGAGCGCGGCCATGGCGACGTGACAGTGGCGATGGCCATGCGCTACGGCTCGCCATCGCTGCCGGACGTGCTGGCGCGCCTGAAGGCGGACGGCTGCGACCGCATCGTCGTCCTGCCCGCCTATCCCCAGTATTCGGGCACGACCACGGGTTCCATCTGGGATGCCGTGTTTGCCCACTACCGCAAGATCCGCAACATCCCCGAACTGCGCCTGGTGAAGAACTACCACGACCACGATGGCTATATCGAGGCCCTGCGCCAGAACATCCTGGCACACTGGGAGGCGCATGGGCGTGGCGAAAAACTCGTCATGAGTTTCCACGGCGTGCCCAAGCGCACCTTGCTGCTGGGCGACCCGTACCACTGCGAATGCCACAAGACGGCGCGGCTGCTGGCGGCCCGGCTGAAACTGAAACCGGAGGAGTACATCGTCACGTTCCAGTCGCGTTTCGGCAAGGCCGAGTGGCTGCAGCCGTACACCGCGCCGACCGTCGCCCAGCTGGCCAAGGACGGTGTGCGCCGTCTCGATGTGATCTGCCCGGGCTTCACCAGCGATTGCCTGGAAACGCTGGAAGAGATCGCCATGGAGGTGCGGCACGATTTCCTCGCCAATGGCGGCGAGGACTTTCACTATATCCCCTGTCTGAACGAAAACCCCGACTGGATCGCCGCGCTGGCCGAGATCGCCGAACAGCACATGATCGGTTGGCCGACGATGATGACGCCGACCCAGCGCACGCTGCGCCAGCACGACGCCGACAAGGGCCGCGAAGCGGCACTGGCCAAGGGCGCCCCGCAGTAAGACCATTCCGTTGCAAAATCGTCACCGGCAACTGCTGTTAGCACTTGCCGGAGACGAGTGCCAGCCTGTTAAAATATCCCGTTGCGGGTATCCGTTGCGCTGTCTTTTCCATGTCCAGCCCTTCTGATGAGCACATTATGTGCGCTGTCGCATGGACAAAAGAAAAACAATAACCCTTGAAATGGTAGGGGATAGGCCCATATGCGGCGCAGCGCAACAGGGATCGCGCACGGTGTTTGCGCTTCCCCGGCAATGTCAAACAACAGATTGTAGGAGTCTATAGATGCAAGATCAGGAAAATCAGGCCAGCCCAAATCCCGATGAGGAACTGGCATCCGCCCAGCCTTCGACTCCCGCCGAGCCAGCTGCCCAGGGCACCCCGAGCCTGGAAGAGCAGCTTGCCGCCACCGAAGCGAAGCTGGCCGAGATGCATGAGGCATTCCTGCGCGCCAAGGCCGAAGGCGACAATATCCGCCGCCGGGCCCAGGAAGATGTCGCCAAGGCGCACAAGTTCGCCGTCGAAAGCTTTGCCGAGGCCATGGTGCCGGTCAAGGACAGCCTGGAAATGGCCCTGAAGGTGGAAGCGCCCACGATCGAATCGATGAAGGAAGGCGTCGAGATGACGCTCAAGCAGCTGAACTCCGCGTTCGAGCGCAACCGCCTGATCGAAGTCGTGCCGGCCGCCGGCGACAAGCTGGACCCGAACAAGCACCAGGCCGTGGCCATGGTGCCGGCCGAGCAGGAGGCCAATACTGTCGTTGCCGTGCTGCAGAAGGGCTACATGATCGCGGACCGGCTGCTGCGCCCGGCCATCGTGACCGCCGCCCAGCCAAAGTAAATCGTGGGGGTGGAACCCCTTGAAAATAAACACGATTTTCCGCATATAACAAACATCAGAAACTACACAGTTAAGGAAGAACAAATCATGGGCAAAATGATCGGTATTGACCTGGGCACGACCAACTCCTGCGTCGCCATCATGGAAAACGGCCAGCCGAAGGTCATCGAGAATGCCGAAGGCGCGCGTACCACCCCGTCGATCATCGCTTACCAGGACGACGGCGAAATCCTCGTCGGCGCGCCGGCGAAGCGCCAGGCCGTCACCAACCCGAA from Pseudoduganella armeniaca includes the following:
- the grpE gene encoding nucleotide exchange factor GrpE; the protein is MQDQENQASPNPDEELASAQPSTPAEPAAQGTPSLEEQLAATEAKLAEMHEAFLRAKAEGDNIRRRAQEDVAKAHKFAVESFAEAMVPVKDSLEMALKVEAPTIESMKEGVEMTLKQLNSAFERNRLIEVVPAAGDKLDPNKHQAVAMVPAEQEANTVVAVLQKGYMIADRLLRPAIVTAAQPK
- the hemH gene encoding ferrochelatase, with the translated sequence MPFAKEPPHQHGTVSSSAVVLVNLGTPDEPTRGAVRRYLKQFLSDPRVVEIPRAVWWFILHGIILPFRSGASAKKYASIWTRDGSPLRVHTSNQAMLLHEALGERGHGDVTVAMAMRYGSPSLPDVLARLKADGCDRIVVLPAYPQYSGTTTGSIWDAVFAHYRKIRNIPELRLVKNYHDHDGYIEALRQNILAHWEAHGRGEKLVMSFHGVPKRTLLLGDPYHCECHKTARLLAARLKLKPEEYIVTFQSRFGKAEWLQPYTAPTVAQLAKDGVRRLDVICPGFTSDCLETLEEIAMEVRHDFLANGGEDFHYIPCLNENPDWIAALAEIAEQHMIGWPTMMTPTQRTLRQHDADKGREAALAKGAPQ